GTCGGCTTCGAGGGCCTGCAGCGAGCCTTCGAGCGAGTTGGGGACGGACGGGACATTGGCCGCTTCCTCCGGTGGGAGGTCGTACAGGTCCTTGTCGACCGGGCCCCCCGGATCGATCTTGCGGGCGATGCCGTCGAGTCCGGCCATCAGCATCGCTGCGAAGGCCAGGTACGGGTTGGCGGACGGATCCGGACACCGGAACTCGAGTCGCTTGAGGCCTGGCTTCTTGCTGTAGGTAGGAATCCGGATCGCCGCCGAGCGGTTCCGCTGGCTGTAGACCAGATTAACCGGGGCCTCGTACCCGGGCACCAACCGACGATACGAGTTGGTGGTCGGCGCGGCGAACGCCATCAGGGCTGGGGCGTGGTGGAGCAGGCCGCCGATGTAGTACCGGGCCATGTCCGACAACCCGGCATACCCGGTCTCGTCGTAAAACAGCGGCTTGCCGTCCAGCCACAGGCTCTGGTGGGTGTGCATGCCCGAGCCGTTGTCCTGGAACAGCGGCTTGGGCATGAAGGTCACGGTCTTGCCGTACTCCCATGCGGTGTTCTTCACGATGTACTTGAACAGCGTCACCCGATCGGCCGTCTGCAGCAGCGTCCCGTAGTGGATGTCGATCTCGGCCTGGCCGGCCGTACCCACCTCGTGGTGCTGCACCTCGACAGGGATTCCGGCCTGTATGAGCCGAGCCGCCATCTCCGACCGCAGGTCCTGGAAGTGGTCCGACGGCGGAACCGGGAAGTAGCCCTCTTTGAATCCCGGCTTGTAGCCGAGGTTTCCGCCGGGCTCGTCGGTGCCGGTGTTCCACGCACCCTCCACCGAGTCGATCTCGTAGAAACCTGCGAACTGGTTCTGATCGAATCGCACCGAGTCGAAGATGTAGAACTCGGCCTCGGGGCCCCAGTAGGAGGTATCGGCGAGGCCGGTTCCCTTCAGGTAGGCCTCGGCCTTCTGGGCGATGTACCGGGGATCCTTGCCGTACGGCTGACCGGTGATCGGGTCCTTGATGTGGCAGTAGAGCAGCAGGGTCGGACGGTCCCGGAACGGGTCGACGACAGCCATCGCCGGGTCGGGGGTGAGGAGCATGTCCGACTCCTGGATCGCCTGGAAGCCCCGGATGGACGACCCGTCGAAGCCGAACCCCTCCTCGAACGACTCCTCGGTCAGTTCGGAGGCGGGCACGCTGAAGTGCTGCATCTGCCCGGGGAGGTCGCAGAAACGCAGGTCGATGAACTCGATCCCGCCGTCTCGCACCATCGCCACGACGCCCTTCGGGTCGAGCACCCCTGCCATGTCGTTCTCCTCTCTCGGCCGATCGCTCCAACGAGTGCTTTCTACACAACCCCGGTTTCCCCCCTATTGCGGAAGTGTGAACACTGTGTTTCCAGACGGCACCGCCACTTCTCACCCCGGCGACCCCGCCGTAGGATGCCCGCCCGGAGGTCCCCATGGCCAAACAGCACGAGTACGTCCTGCGCACCGTTGAAGAACGCGGCATCCGGCTCGTCCGGCTGTGGTTCACCGACGTTCTCGGCTACCTCAAGTCGTTCGCCATCACGCCCGCCGAACTCGAGACGGCCTTCTCCGAGGGCATGCAGTTCGACGGTTCGGCGATCGATGGGTTCTCCCGGGTCCAGGAGGCGGACATGCTCGCCCACCCGGACCCGACCACCTTTCAGATCCTCCCCTGGCGCGACGACCAGGCCGGTGTCGGTCGGATGTTCTGCGGTCTCACCACTCCGGATGGGGAGCCCTTCGAGGGCGATCCGCGCTCCGTCCTGCAACGGAACCTGGCGCGGGCCGCCGACCTCGGATACACGTTCATGGTCGGGCCCGAGGTCGAATACTTCTACTTCGCCGATGCCGGGCCCGAGCCGCAGCTCCTCGACCGCGGTGGGTACTTCGACCTGACCCCGCTCGACGTCGCCCAGGAGTACCGCCGCCGCACCATCATGGCCCTGGAGAGCCTCGGCATCCCCGTCGAGGCGTCCCACCACGAGGTGGCGCCGAGCCAGCACGAGATCGATCTGCGCTACACCGATGCCCTGACGATGGCCGACGCCCTGATGACCACGCGGCTCGCCGTCAAGGAGGTGGCCATGGAGCAGGGCATCTACGCCACCTTCATGCCCAAGCCGGTGGAAGGCATCGACGGCAGCGGGCTGCACCTGCACCTGTCGCTGTTCGAGGGTGACCGCAACGCGTTCCACGAGGCGGGCGCCGAGTACGGGCTGTCCCCGGTGGCCCGGGGCTTCGTCGCCGGCCTGCTGCACCACGGCCGGGAGATCACCGCGATCACCAACCAGTGGGTCAACTCGTACAAGCGCCTGGTCAGCGGGTTCGACGCTCCAGTGTGGATCACCTGGGCGCGCAACAACCAGTCGGCACTGATCAGGGTTCCGACGCCAAAGAAGGGGAAGCCGGCGAGCACACGCATCGAATACCGCTCCCCGGATCCGGCCTGCAACCCCTACCTCGCCCTGTCGGTGATCCTCGCCGCCGGCCTGGCCGGGATCGAGGGCGGGTACGAGCTGCCGCCCGAAATCGCCACCGACGTAAACGGGCTCTCACCCGAGGAACTGATGGCGCACGGGATCGACCGCATCCCCGGCAACCTGGCGGCGGCCCTCGACGCCATGGAGGAGTCCGAGTTGGTGGCGACCGCCCTCGGCGAGCATCTGTTCGAGTGGTTCCTGCGCAACAAGCGCGCCGAGTGGGACCGCTATCAGCGCCATGTGAGCCGCTACGAGCTCGAGGAGTACCTGCCGATCCTGTGATCGCCGGGCGTCACGGATCGGCGGTGACGATCCGGTTGAAGGGCCGATCCAGCGGCATCGCACTACCGTCTCCGCATGCGGATCGCCATCCATCCCGAGGAGCCGTCCGAGGCGCTGTCGGAAGCATTGACCACGGCTCGCCTCACCCCGGTCGGAGTCGCCGACGTCCTCGCCCTCTCCGAAGGGGAGCACGACGAGGGTTGGGATCTGGTGATCGTCGAGCTGGGAGACTCGCCGACGACTCGCCTGGCGTTTGCCCGCCGGGTCAAGGAGGCGGACCTGGCTCGCATCCTCGTCGTCGCCGCCGCGACCGATCACGCCGAACTCGTCGACGCTCCC
Above is a genomic segment from Acidimicrobiia bacterium containing:
- a CDS encoding glutamine synthetase family protein, with the protein product MAKQHEYVLRTVEERGIRLVRLWFTDVLGYLKSFAITPAELETAFSEGMQFDGSAIDGFSRVQEADMLAHPDPTTFQILPWRDDQAGVGRMFCGLTTPDGEPFEGDPRSVLQRNLARAADLGYTFMVGPEVEYFYFADAGPEPQLLDRGGYFDLTPLDVAQEYRRRTIMALESLGIPVEASHHEVAPSQHEIDLRYTDALTMADALMTTRLAVKEVAMEQGIYATFMPKPVEGIDGSGLHLHLSLFEGDRNAFHEAGAEYGLSPVARGFVAGLLHHGREITAITNQWVNSYKRLVSGFDAPVWITWARNNQSALIRVPTPKKGKPASTRIEYRSPDPACNPYLALSVILAAGLAGIEGGYELPPEIATDVNGLSPEELMAHGIDRIPGNLAAALDAMEESELVATALGEHLFEWFLRNKRAEWDRYQRHVSRYELEEYLPIL
- the glnA gene encoding type I glutamate--ammonia ligase — protein: MAGVLDPKGVVAMVRDGGIEFIDLRFCDLPGQMQHFSVPASELTEESFEEGFGFDGSSIRGFQAIQESDMLLTPDPAMAVVDPFRDRPTLLLYCHIKDPITGQPYGKDPRYIAQKAEAYLKGTGLADTSYWGPEAEFYIFDSVRFDQNQFAGFYEIDSVEGAWNTGTDEPGGNLGYKPGFKEGYFPVPPSDHFQDLRSEMAARLIQAGIPVEVQHHEVGTAGQAEIDIHYGTLLQTADRVTLFKYIVKNTAWEYGKTVTFMPKPLFQDNGSGMHTHQSLWLDGKPLFYDETGYAGLSDMARYYIGGLLHHAPALMAFAAPTTNSYRRLVPGYEAPVNLVYSQRNRSAAIRIPTYSKKPGLKRLEFRCPDPSANPYLAFAAMLMAGLDGIARKIDPGGPVDKDLYDLPPEEAANVPSVPNSLEGSLQALEADYEFLLAGDVFTEDVIRAWTTYKRLHEIDPVRLRPHPWEFRLTYDC